Below is a genomic region from Fusobacterium nucleatum.
CCATCTTCATCATCCCATTTAATTTTTGCAGTTGTATGAACATAAGCTAGTTCTGTTACAAAATTTCTATATTCAAACCCTACACCAACAGAAGCATATAAACCATTTTTAAATTTAATTTTTTCACTAAAATCTTCTGTTGTATTAGTCATTTTATCAAAATCTGTTCCAGTAAGCTTTTTAGCTCTATTAAAAGAATAACCTAAATCAGCTTTTACAAAAGGTTTGACTTCAGAATCTAAATTAAAATTATATTTTCCAGTTAGATATAAAGGAACTGAGTTATATCTAGGGAATTTTCCAGTAGTTTTACCATCACTATCTTCAAA
It encodes:
- a CDS encoding outer membrane beta-barrel protein produces the protein MKKILLGLLVLSSAVSFANQGINVYGKFGVDVVSRFNKLSDEGETFVKGKGKVAPAIFLEATKNVTSNFEAGLGIGYIWRGKENYEFEDSDGKTTGKFPRYNSVPLYLTGKYNFNLDSEVKPFVKADLGYSFNRAKKLTGTDFDKMTNTTEDFSEKIKFKNGLYASVGVGFEYRNFVTELAYVHTTAKIKWDDEDGSDAERYNNNALRLTVGYKFNF